A DNA window from Luteolibacter luteus contains the following coding sequences:
- a CDS encoding PDZ domain-containing protein, which produces MKRAAVLLLIALSGFTAAEETRPEPAKAPDASLIKKRLPQATKTPWLGLQIGPLPEALRAHVPALPPGFGFLVSSVDPDGPAEKAGIQAYDILWKFDDQWITNGEQMLALLRLRNVEDEVKLGIYREGKELSLPVKLEKIPDEKLLAKLAQEATRNQQRSPDVPMKEVSTADGTAAIQAPEGKVVMNVSRGVAEVKITSVSGSVIFEGPVTDAQGVSQVPQEWRPHVGALQRALTQTPRLPRARSLPPVAEKEVTKE; this is translated from the coding sequence GCGTCCGGAGCCGGCCAAGGCTCCAGACGCATCACTGATCAAGAAGCGGCTGCCGCAGGCGACGAAAACCCCGTGGCTGGGTCTTCAGATCGGACCCTTGCCTGAGGCGCTGCGTGCCCACGTGCCGGCCCTGCCGCCTGGCTTCGGCTTCCTCGTGAGTTCCGTCGACCCCGATGGTCCGGCAGAGAAGGCGGGAATCCAAGCCTACGATATCCTTTGGAAATTTGACGACCAGTGGATCACCAATGGGGAGCAAATGCTCGCTTTGCTTCGGCTGCGCAATGTGGAGGACGAGGTGAAGCTGGGAATTTACCGGGAAGGCAAAGAACTTAGCCTGCCGGTGAAGCTGGAGAAAATCCCGGATGAGAAGCTTTTGGCGAAGCTGGCTCAGGAGGCGACCCGGAACCAGCAGCGCTCTCCGGATGTGCCGATGAAAGAAGTGAGCACAGCGGATGGGACGGCCGCGATCCAAGCTCCGGAGGGAAAAGTCGTGATGAACGTCTCAAGGGGCGTGGCAGAGGTGAAAATCACCTCGGTGAGCGGCTCCGTGATTTTTGAAGGCCCGGTGACGGATGCCCAAGGGGTGTCCCAAGTTCCGCAAGAATGGAGGCCTCATGTGGGTGCCCTGCAGCGTGCCCTGACCCAGACCCCGCGGCTGCCGCGGGCTCGTTCTCTGCCGCCTGTTGCAGAGAAAGAGGTCACGAAGGAGTGA
- a CDS encoding GreA/GreB family elongation factor, producing MHPDLAKLLDAGRINQAVAGRLDQLSPGKFCLHKAWGAGKVTDWDLPGRKVTIDFEQSSGQVMDLQFAIQRTEPLDPGDFRAKKVEQLEELRLLAKSDPVGLVIHLLESHGGTMSVDALEKELTGAVVGANDFKKWWDNTKRSLRDSKRVIVPSRRTEPLSLRAGDLSPAEALVSDFEQARDLKTMSKALEAITSDLALFKGEPQALQRLLADINESAAKSVRIQLGPALELLSARDEMIRAFKGIELPAESLRLSDMLASEENRLADALTPLSSARQRAIYEEFEPAFGPRWVEVLTGIFDKVGSRGVAEIAKLLEERGHRKVLEAHLVSALARRSLGTDALIWVCRERDNAAANVFSGEVGACILNLLETDHLSDGPRKTTRLQSMLSEDKELLGDIVNNMDVNEARNFGRRLMECPVFSDLDKKSLMARVIKARPETGELVAGHGAKKEQELVVSWPSLEKKKAELDDIIRNRIPQNTKDISIAREYGDLRENFEYKSAKDHQKYLNNRKTELQKDISRARGTDFKGVDASMVNIGTIVSLVTEEGKQATYTVLGAWDSDPEKAELSYLSELGAALLHKKQGDSVQVRDPQTEVLHTYTVQSIAPVNP from the coding sequence ATGCATCCTGATTTGGCGAAATTGCTCGATGCCGGAAGAATCAATCAAGCCGTCGCGGGGCGTCTCGACCAGCTTTCCCCCGGAAAATTCTGTCTACACAAAGCTTGGGGTGCTGGAAAAGTGACCGATTGGGATCTTCCCGGTCGCAAGGTGACGATCGACTTCGAGCAGAGCTCGGGTCAGGTCATGGACCTTCAGTTCGCAATCCAGCGCACCGAACCCCTCGATCCCGGTGATTTCCGGGCGAAGAAGGTGGAACAGCTCGAGGAGCTCCGCCTGCTGGCGAAGTCCGACCCCGTGGGCCTGGTGATTCACCTGCTGGAAAGTCACGGCGGTACCATGTCGGTGGACGCCTTGGAAAAGGAACTCACCGGCGCAGTGGTAGGGGCGAATGATTTCAAGAAATGGTGGGACAACACCAAGCGCTCCCTGCGTGACAGCAAGCGGGTGATCGTGCCTTCCCGCCGTACCGAGCCGCTCTCGCTCCGCGCGGGAGACCTGAGCCCGGCTGAGGCGCTCGTCTCGGATTTCGAACAAGCACGTGACCTGAAGACGATGTCGAAGGCGCTGGAGGCCATCACCAGCGATCTGGCGCTCTTCAAGGGCGAGCCGCAGGCCTTGCAGCGTCTCTTGGCGGATATCAACGAGTCCGCCGCGAAGAGCGTGCGTATCCAGCTCGGGCCCGCGTTGGAACTCCTGTCCGCGCGAGACGAAATGATCCGCGCCTTCAAGGGAATCGAGCTGCCAGCTGAGTCACTGCGTCTTTCCGACATGCTGGCTTCCGAGGAAAACCGCCTGGCCGATGCGCTGACGCCGCTGTCCTCCGCCCGCCAGCGTGCGATCTACGAGGAATTCGAGCCCGCTTTCGGACCGCGCTGGGTGGAGGTGCTTACCGGCATCTTTGACAAGGTCGGCTCACGCGGCGTTGCGGAGATCGCGAAGCTGCTTGAGGAGCGGGGCCATCGGAAGGTTCTGGAGGCTCACCTTGTCTCGGCACTTGCCCGCCGCTCCCTGGGTACCGACGCGCTGATCTGGGTCTGCCGTGAGCGCGACAATGCCGCGGCCAATGTCTTCAGCGGGGAGGTGGGTGCCTGCATCCTGAACCTGCTGGAAACCGACCATCTCAGCGATGGTCCGCGCAAGACGACGCGTCTCCAATCGATGCTTTCCGAGGACAAGGAACTGCTCGGCGACATCGTGAACAACATGGACGTGAACGAAGCCCGCAACTTCGGCCGCCGTCTCATGGAGTGCCCGGTATTCAGTGATCTCGACAAGAAGTCGCTGATGGCCCGCGTGATCAAGGCGCGTCCTGAAACGGGCGAGCTCGTCGCCGGACATGGTGCGAAGAAGGAACAGGAACTCGTCGTTTCCTGGCCGAGCCTCGAAAAGAAGAAGGCCGAGCTGGACGATATCATCCGCAACCGTATTCCCCAGAATACGAAGGACATCTCGATCGCCCGCGAATACGGGGACCTGCGCGAGAACTTCGAATACAAGTCCGCGAAGGATCACCAGAAGTACCTCAACAATCGCAAGACCGAGCTGCAGAAGGATATCTCCCGCGCCCGCGGCACCGACTTCAAGGGTGTGGATGCCTCCATGGTGAACATCGGCACGATCGTTTCCTTGGTCACCGAGGAAGGCAAGCAGGCCACCTACACCGTGCTCGGTGCCTGGGATTCGGATCCCGAGAAGGCCGAGCTTTCCTACCTTTCCGAGCTTGGTGCCGCTCTGCTTCACAAGAAGCAGGGTGACAGCGTGCAGGTCCGTGACCCGCAGACGGAGGTCCTGCATACCTATACGGTGCAATCGATTGCACCCGTGAATCCCTGA
- the eno gene encoding phosphopyruvate hydratase produces the protein MEYTTIVEIRGREVIDSRGNPTVEVDVHLEGGAIGRAAVPSGASTGEHEAHELRDGDKSRYLGKGVLKAVDNVNTKLAPALCGLKATDQASIDAAMIAIDGTTNKKDIGANAILGVSLAVAKAAAIQLDLPLYKYLGGPNAKVLPVPMMNIINGGAHSDAPIDFQEFMIMPVGAPTFREALRYGAEVFHSLKKVLHDRGLSTAVGDEGGFAPNLASAEDALSVIATAIEKAGYKMGEDIAIALDVASSEFFDASKNAYVFKKSDGSVKSAEELVAFYADLQKRYPIISIEDGCAENDWAGWKVLTDKLGATTQLVGDDLFVTNVEFLSKGIATGTANSILVKVNQIGSLTETFDAVELAKENGYTAVLSHRSGETEDATIADIAVATNCGQIKTGSMSRSDRIAKYNQLLRIEEELGADAVFGVGKMKVLR, from the coding sequence ATGGAATACACCACCATCGTTGAAATCCGCGGCCGCGAGGTCATCGACTCCCGCGGCAATCCTACCGTCGAAGTCGACGTTCACCTTGAAGGCGGCGCGATCGGCCGCGCCGCGGTTCCCAGCGGTGCCTCGACCGGCGAGCACGAAGCCCACGAGCTGCGTGACGGCGACAAGAGCCGTTACCTCGGCAAGGGCGTGCTGAAGGCTGTCGACAACGTGAACACGAAGCTGGCACCGGCCCTCTGCGGCCTGAAGGCCACCGACCAAGCCTCCATCGACGCGGCCATGATCGCGATCGACGGCACAACCAACAAGAAGGACATCGGCGCGAACGCCATCCTCGGCGTTTCCCTCGCCGTGGCGAAGGCCGCTGCCATCCAGCTCGACCTGCCGCTTTACAAGTACCTCGGCGGCCCGAACGCGAAGGTCCTGCCGGTGCCGATGATGAACATCATCAACGGTGGCGCGCACTCCGACGCTCCGATCGACTTCCAGGAATTCATGATCATGCCGGTGGGTGCTCCGACCTTCCGCGAGGCGCTGCGCTACGGTGCCGAGGTCTTCCACTCGCTGAAGAAGGTGCTGCACGACCGCGGCCTTTCCACCGCCGTGGGTGACGAAGGTGGCTTCGCCCCGAATCTGGCCTCCGCCGAAGACGCCCTGAGCGTCATCGCCACCGCCATCGAGAAGGCCGGCTACAAGATGGGCGAGGACATCGCGATCGCCCTCGACGTCGCTTCCTCCGAGTTCTTCGACGCTTCGAAGAACGCCTACGTCTTCAAGAAGTCGGATGGCTCCGTGAAGAGTGCTGAAGAGCTGGTGGCCTTCTACGCCGACCTGCAGAAGCGCTACCCGATCATCTCGATCGAAGACGGCTGCGCCGAAAACGACTGGGCCGGCTGGAAGGTGCTCACCGACAAGCTCGGTGCCACGACCCAGCTCGTGGGTGACGACCTCTTCGTGACGAACGTCGAATTCCTCTCGAAGGGCATCGCCACCGGCACCGCGAACTCGATCCTCGTGAAGGTGAACCAGATCGGTTCCCTGACCGAGACCTTCGACGCCGTGGAACTGGCCAAGGAAAACGGCTACACCGCTGTGCTTTCCCACCGCTCCGGCGAGACGGAAGACGCGACCATCGCGGACATTGCCGTCGCCACGAACTGCGGCCAAATCAAGACTGGCTCGATGAGCCGCTCGGACAGAATTGCAAAGTACAACCAGCTTCTCCGCATCGAGGAAGAGCTGGGTGCCGATGCCGTCTTCGGCGTGGGCAAGATGAAGGTCCTGCGTTAA
- a CDS encoding cytochrome P460 family protein has translation MTSLLHSIIAFSPALLASGFLIQAAGAQVEDPNLTQVPAGYRDWKLISVAREQGKRDDIRAVLGNDIAIKAYREGITPFPDGAIIARIAWNLVPSEENNKAFGQEQSWVAGTPKNGVQFMFKDAQKYAATGGWGYAQFGETDGKPVVDVAKLAACYNCHKPAAAHDFVFTRYSLAGLAGEK, from the coding sequence ATGACGAGCCTACTCCATTCCATCATCGCCTTCTCGCCAGCGCTTCTGGCTTCCGGCTTCCTTATACAAGCGGCCGGGGCCCAAGTTGAAGATCCCAATCTTACACAGGTCCCCGCCGGCTACCGCGATTGGAAGCTCATCTCGGTGGCGCGGGAACAGGGCAAGCGGGATGACATCCGCGCCGTGCTGGGAAATGACATCGCGATCAAGGCCTATCGGGAAGGTATCACGCCCTTCCCGGACGGCGCCATCATCGCACGGATTGCTTGGAACCTCGTCCCCTCGGAGGAGAACAACAAGGCCTTCGGCCAAGAACAGTCATGGGTCGCCGGCACACCGAAGAACGGCGTCCAATTCATGTTCAAGGACGCACAAAAATACGCGGCCACCGGCGGCTGGGGCTACGCCCAATTCGGGGAGACCGATGGAAAGCCCGTCGTTGATGTGGCGAAGCTGGCAGCCTGCTACAACTGCCATAAGCCGGCCGCGGCCCATGATTTCGTGTTCACCCGGTATTCCTTGGCCGGATTGGCGGGAGAGAAATGA
- a CDS encoding DUF1328 domain-containing protein yields the protein MLHYALVFLIIAIIAAFLGFGSLSGLAATVAKVCFVVFLIFALISFLKKKA from the coding sequence ATGCTCCACTACGCGCTTGTATTCCTCATCATCGCGATCATCGCCGCATTCCTTGGTTTCGGATCGCTCTCCGGCCTTGCCGCCACTGTTGCCAAGGTCTGCTTCGTCGTCTTCCTCATCTTCGCTCTAATCTCATTCCTAAAAAAGAAGGCGTGA
- a CDS encoding ester cyclase: MNASLTPADMDRMLDEHFTYEQTDNVEGVLATLAEDATHDIVGYPTGPTLGRDAARRFYEGLFADLAEGEAKSLRRLYGDGFLVDESLWKGTAPGRPFGLEGRNRPLSFRLLHVIEFTKEGLIQKEQVWLDLAAIFQQLPQGDA; encoded by the coding sequence ATGAATGCCTCACTAACCCCCGCTGACATGGACCGGATGCTCGACGAGCATTTCACCTACGAGCAGACCGACAACGTCGAGGGCGTGCTAGCCACACTCGCCGAGGACGCTACCCACGATATTGTGGGCTATCCCACCGGTCCGACTCTCGGTCGGGATGCCGCGCGCCGATTCTATGAAGGGCTCTTCGCGGATCTGGCGGAGGGAGAGGCGAAATCCCTGCGCCGTCTCTACGGCGATGGCTTCCTGGTGGATGAATCGTTGTGGAAAGGAACCGCTCCGGGCCGTCCCTTCGGGCTAGAAGGCCGGAATCGCCCGCTGAGCTTCCGGCTTCTTCATGTGATCGAATTTACCAAGGAGGGCCTGATCCAGAAGGAGCAGGTGTGGCTGGATCTTGCCGCCATCTTCCAGCAGCTCCCGCAAGGCGACGCATGA
- a CDS encoding TetR/AcrR family transcriptional regulator: protein MKADKRPSNRALRARKDLLQAAARLTKGGRRPTMEEVAKDALVSRATAYRYFKNIDELLVEAPLDAAVGRPEEMFAGDPSDDPEKRIAAAEAAMHEITYRNESQLRVLLANAIQRDPTDAKAPKRQNRRTPLIEAALATSKHRFTDGNYKMLCSALAMVIGTESMIVCQDVLGIDEAAAKKAKAWAVKALVRAALR, encoded by the coding sequence ATGAAAGCCGACAAGAGGCCTAGCAATCGCGCGCTGCGTGCGCGGAAAGATCTCCTCCAGGCGGCGGCGCGACTGACGAAGGGTGGCCGCAGGCCAACGATGGAAGAAGTGGCGAAGGACGCGCTCGTATCCCGGGCGACGGCCTACCGCTACTTCAAGAACATTGACGAGCTTCTGGTGGAAGCGCCTCTTGATGCCGCGGTGGGCCGGCCGGAGGAGATGTTCGCGGGGGATCCTTCGGACGATCCTGAGAAGCGCATCGCCGCTGCCGAGGCGGCGATGCACGAAATTACCTACCGCAACGAGTCCCAACTGCGCGTGTTGCTCGCCAATGCGATCCAACGTGATCCCACGGATGCCAAGGCACCGAAACGGCAGAACCGCCGCACGCCTTTGATCGAGGCGGCGCTTGCGACGTCCAAGCACCGTTTCACCGATGGGAACTACAAGATGCTCTGTTCGGCCCTTGCGATGGTCATCGGGACGGAATCGATGATCGTTTGTCAGGATGTCCTGGGTATCGACGAGGCGGCAGCGAAGAAAGCAAAAGCCTGGGCAGTGAAGGCCTTGGTGAGGGCGGCGCTGCGGTAA
- a CDS encoding acyltransferase family protein, whose translation MASSFPYRPSIDGLRAIAILDVFIFHLHPSWLPGGFVGVDVFFVLSGYLITSVITAEHHAGNFSLRKFYQRRIARLFPAFLAMAIATMVAALFIYSAQDLASTGESLAAAVASVINLRLMLQGGYFELSPDAEPFLHCWSLSVEEQFYLVYPILLVLLHRKSRKTLMIGLAGLSLASFALCLVLTQLRAPWAFYLLPTRAWELLAGGLFALKKPGSWMPRTSKWAPLAGIALLIASFALIREARGFPGYQALLPVIGTLAVIAGSGTGQDNWLQRVLASPLLVSIGKLSYSLYLWHWPVFSFVDYKLLFLDEWPRALIKIAITLPAAIASYRLIECPARAALNRPSARVPAFSALAASLLIGIPLGISIRDTNYLNVSGSADIKLTFNEKQTAGSIILLGDSHGSMYGHMVKQLTDELGYRLTVASVASGDPLPLASAGSSTRKSIWEHSLEIVRQEAPDVVILACQWTAKLDQDGSRLGAALEQLRPLTRKIILLTQPPRLPPNATREAIRQGARPPFYEEEIQRTRRLHVNAEVLAMTSENITVIDVENLFHDSQGAIPLVDAEGRLLYHDRGHLSDRGAQQVKARLEDAIKAR comes from the coding sequence ATGGCGAGCTCGTTTCCCTACCGGCCCTCTATTGACGGGCTGCGGGCGATCGCCATCCTTGACGTCTTCATCTTCCACCTCCACCCCTCATGGCTGCCCGGCGGCTTTGTAGGGGTGGATGTTTTTTTTGTGCTCTCCGGCTATCTGATCACTTCGGTCATCACCGCCGAGCATCATGCGGGAAACTTCAGCCTGAGGAAATTCTATCAGCGGCGGATCGCCCGGCTTTTCCCCGCCTTCCTTGCCATGGCCATTGCGACCATGGTCGCGGCGCTCTTCATCTACTCCGCGCAAGACCTCGCATCCACCGGGGAGAGTCTTGCCGCAGCCGTTGCTTCGGTCATCAACCTCAGATTGATGCTCCAGGGTGGCTACTTCGAGCTATCCCCGGATGCCGAGCCCTTCCTCCACTGCTGGTCACTTTCCGTGGAGGAGCAGTTCTATCTCGTCTACCCCATCCTGCTGGTCCTCCTCCATCGCAAGTCGCGGAAGACACTGATGATCGGGCTGGCCGGGCTCTCGCTTGCCAGCTTTGCCTTGTGCCTTGTGCTCACGCAACTCCGGGCACCATGGGCCTTTTATCTCCTGCCGACCCGGGCATGGGAACTCTTGGCGGGCGGGCTCTTCGCCTTGAAAAAACCGGGATCATGGATGCCCCGGACCTCCAAATGGGCCCCTCTCGCCGGCATCGCACTCTTGATCGCATCCTTTGCCCTGATACGAGAAGCCCGCGGCTTTCCCGGATACCAGGCACTGCTGCCCGTGATTGGGACCCTTGCCGTGATCGCGGGATCCGGCACAGGCCAAGACAACTGGCTGCAACGCGTCCTCGCCAGTCCCCTGCTCGTCTCAATCGGCAAGCTCTCCTACTCGCTCTACCTCTGGCATTGGCCGGTCTTCTCCTTTGTCGATTACAAGCTGCTGTTTCTCGATGAGTGGCCCCGGGCGCTTATCAAAATCGCAATCACCCTACCGGCCGCGATCGCAAGCTACCGCTTGATCGAGTGCCCCGCCCGAGCCGCGCTGAACCGGCCTTCCGCACGAGTGCCTGCTTTCTCAGCCTTGGCGGCAAGCCTGCTGATCGGCATCCCTCTTGGCATCAGCATCCGCGATACAAATTACCTGAACGTCTCCGGCAGTGCCGACATCAAGCTCACCTTCAACGAAAAGCAAACTGCAGGAAGCATCATCCTTCTGGGAGACAGCCACGGCTCCATGTACGGGCATATGGTCAAGCAACTCACCGATGAACTCGGATATCGCCTGACCGTGGCCAGCGTCGCTTCCGGAGACCCTTTGCCTTTGGCTTCCGCCGGCTCTTCGACGCGAAAATCCATCTGGGAGCACAGCCTTGAAATAGTCCGCCAGGAAGCCCCGGATGTCGTGATTCTCGCGTGCCAGTGGACCGCAAAGTTGGATCAGGACGGGAGCCGTCTTGGCGCAGCGCTGGAACAACTGCGCCCCCTGACGCGCAAGATCATCCTGCTCACCCAGCCTCCCCGGCTACCGCCAAACGCAACACGCGAGGCGATCCGGCAAGGAGCGCGACCTCCCTTCTATGAAGAAGAGATCCAGCGGACACGGCGCTTGCACGTCAACGCCGAGGTCCTGGCCATGACCTCTGAAAACATCACCGTGATCGACGTGGAGAACCTCTTTCATGATTCCCAAGGAGCAATTCCGCTCGTGGATGCGGAAGGCCGCCTTCTCTACCATGATCGCGGCCACCTCTCCGACCGAGGGGCACAACAAGTGAAAGCCCGGCTGGAGGACGCGATCAAGGCCAGGTGA
- the ychF gene encoding redox-regulated ATPase YchF, with protein sequence MLKAGIVGLPNVGKSTLFNAVTRSRKAEAANYPFCTIDPNVGIVVVPDPRLAVLSKISGSQKLVPTAIEFVDIAGLVKGASEGAGLGNQFLANIRETDAIVQVVRCFENDDIIHELGTVDPIRDIEIINAELILADIAAMEKRRVSREKKAKSGDKESKAEVELIDKLLPHLNDGKPALTLSLSDTERELLKDFFLLSDKRTIFACNVAEDELAAAQADPDSHAMVAKVRKFAAEAHGAEAVVISAKIEEELVDLTPEEAAELLNDMGIADSGVSALIRAVYHLLGLRTYLTTGVQETRAWTIHEGDKAPAAAGVIHTDFERGFIAAEVVHYDDLVTAGTKHGAKEAGKLRIEGKEYVVKDGDVIEFRFNVSK encoded by the coding sequence ATGCTCAAAGCCGGAATCGTCGGACTCCCGAACGTCGGAAAGTCCACCCTCTTCAACGCCGTCACCCGTTCCCGCAAGGCGGAGGCGGCCAACTACCCCTTCTGCACCATCGACCCGAACGTCGGCATCGTCGTGGTGCCCGATCCCCGGCTCGCCGTGCTTTCGAAAATTTCCGGCTCCCAGAAGCTGGTGCCCACCGCCATCGAGTTCGTCGACATCGCCGGCTTGGTAAAGGGCGCCTCCGAAGGTGCCGGCCTCGGCAACCAGTTCCTCGCCAACATCCGCGAGACCGACGCCATCGTGCAGGTCGTCCGCTGCTTCGAAAACGACGACATCATCCATGAACTCGGCACTGTCGATCCGATCCGGGATATCGAGATCATCAACGCCGAGCTGATCCTCGCCGATATCGCGGCGATGGAGAAACGCCGCGTCTCCCGCGAGAAAAAGGCCAAGAGTGGTGACAAGGAGTCGAAGGCAGAGGTCGAACTCATCGACAAGCTCCTGCCGCACCTCAACGACGGGAAGCCCGCGCTCACCCTCTCGCTCAGCGATACCGAGCGTGAGCTGTTGAAGGATTTCTTCCTGCTTTCCGATAAGCGCACCATCTTCGCCTGCAACGTGGCCGAAGACGAACTCGCTGCTGCCCAAGCGGATCCCGATTCCCACGCCATGGTGGCCAAGGTCCGCAAGTTCGCGGCTGAAGCCCACGGTGCGGAAGCGGTGGTCATCTCCGCGAAGATCGAGGAAGAATTGGTCGACCTCACTCCCGAGGAAGCCGCCGAACTTCTGAATGACATGGGCATCGCGGATTCCGGCGTCTCCGCGCTGATCCGTGCGGTGTATCACCTGCTGGGCCTCCGCACCTACCTCACCACCGGCGTGCAGGAAACCCGCGCATGGACGATCCATGAGGGCGACAAGGCTCCCGCTGCCGCCGGTGTCATCCACACCGATTTCGAGCGCGGCTTCATCGCTGCGGAAGTGGTCCACTACGATGACCTTGTCACTGCCGGCACGAAGCACGGCGCCAAGGAAGCCGGCAAGCTCCGCATCGAAGGTAAGGAATACGTGGTGAAGGACGGGGACGTGATCGAGTTCCGCTTCAACGTGAGCAAGTAA
- a CDS encoding phosphodiester glycosidase family protein codes for MRSLFLSLVLALPALAGEHQRFLLPVGPAGRPSTVHAYLFNSGRETIRIVDQGGLSHQAQPDLGAVALEAGANAAINGGPFTPEGEPIGLTIADGRAVGSPLNTGAVLWVENGKAGMSPAPSYDFKANHPSQLLQAGPLLIVEGAAVEGLDASRYHRRSLILTDGADLWAIAYVPGATLEGLAKTLTKPGAFPAFRPKTVLALDGGSSSGLWLRRESGQQFYLREISKIRNCLVIVPRNQG; via the coding sequence ATGCGCTCCCTCTTTCTCTCCTTGGTGCTCGCCCTGCCTGCGCTGGCTGGCGAACACCAGCGCTTTCTCCTGCCGGTAGGTCCGGCCGGACGCCCATCAACCGTACACGCCTATCTCTTCAACTCAGGAAGGGAAACCATACGCATCGTTGACCAAGGCGGCCTGTCCCATCAGGCCCAGCCGGATCTGGGCGCGGTCGCCTTGGAGGCCGGGGCCAACGCGGCAATCAATGGCGGCCCTTTCACCCCCGAAGGCGAGCCAATCGGCCTGACCATTGCTGACGGAAGGGCGGTCGGCTCCCCCTTGAACACCGGGGCCGTGCTCTGGGTGGAGAACGGGAAAGCAGGCATGTCCCCCGCCCCGAGTTATGACTTTAAGGCCAACCACCCGAGCCAACTCCTTCAAGCAGGCCCCCTGCTGATCGTGGAGGGAGCCGCCGTAGAGGGGCTCGATGCCAGCCGCTACCACCGCCGGAGCCTGATCCTCACCGATGGGGCCGATTTGTGGGCCATCGCCTACGTCCCCGGAGCCACCTTGGAGGGCTTGGCAAAGACCCTCACGAAACCCGGAGCCTTCCCCGCTTTCCGTCCGAAAACGGTCCTCGCCCTGGACGGCGGATCTTCCTCGGGGCTTTGGTTGCGGCGGGAAAGTGGACAACAATTTTACCTTCGTGAAATATCAAAGATCCGAAATTGCCTTGTGATAGTTCCTAGGAATCAAGGCTGA
- a CDS encoding phosphodiester glycosidase family protein, protein MLRHFVLPLLALAASCTSQKQAPVTLPEIPIAGPEEVQASPVKPPETDHVAVPPSQAIYGPKLVRTNLSGIPITFVTFDTRTHQLKVADQANGPGSRWADAEAAGRATGGIAAINGGFFTPEGKPLGIVVSSEGRAGSLNRSSLGSGWYVGGNSPSLLRNAAGSAATDLLQSGPFLVEHGKAVGGLSKANSSARTFIGWDGGTRWFIARSGSCSLADLAQALAGSETGGVKARSVLNLDGGRSSDLWVSSSVQGGPLSERPFWNKPVRNFVVLVPRS, encoded by the coding sequence GTGCTCCGCCACTTCGTCCTTCCCCTCCTCGCATTGGCAGCATCCTGCACCTCGCAGAAGCAGGCTCCCGTTACCTTGCCGGAAATCCCGATCGCCGGCCCCGAGGAAGTCCAGGCATCACCGGTGAAGCCGCCGGAGACCGATCACGTCGCGGTCCCGCCATCCCAAGCAATCTACGGCCCGAAGCTTGTTCGAACCAATCTTTCGGGCATCCCGATCACTTTCGTGACCTTCGATACCCGCACTCACCAACTGAAGGTAGCCGACCAAGCCAACGGACCGGGCTCGCGTTGGGCAGATGCCGAAGCCGCAGGCAGGGCAACCGGAGGAATCGCCGCAATCAATGGCGGCTTCTTCACCCCCGAAGGCAAGCCCCTGGGGATCGTCGTCTCCAGCGAAGGCCGTGCGGGATCACTGAACCGCTCTTCTCTCGGGAGCGGCTGGTATGTCGGCGGGAACTCCCCTTCCCTGCTCCGCAACGCCGCCGGATCCGCCGCAACCGACTTGCTTCAAAGCGGCCCTTTCCTTGTGGAACACGGCAAAGCCGTCGGAGGACTCAGCAAAGCGAACTCCTCCGCCCGCACCTTCATCGGCTGGGATGGCGGCACGCGCTGGTTCATCGCACGCAGCGGCTCCTGCTCCCTGGCGGATCTCGCGCAAGCCCTCGCCGGCTCCGAGACCGGCGGAGTGAAAGCCCGCTCCGTGCTAAATTTGGATGGCGGCCGCTCTTCCGATCTCTGGGTCTCCTCCTCCGTGCAAGGCGGCCCGCTTTCCGAACGTCCATTTTGGAACAAGCCGGTGCGCAATTTCGTCGTCCTCGTCCCTCGCTCCTGA